A stretch of the Macrobrachium nipponense isolate FS-2020 chromosome 23, ASM1510439v2, whole genome shotgun sequence genome encodes the following:
- the LOC135197660 gene encoding uncharacterized protein LOC135197660, whose product MHHLTSPTDPTATPTPTAAIPPQSHHPSPHSHQPTKQPTGPHSQPPTSPTVTPIHLPPQSHTHPQSPTDPHSPPLSSSPQPPQPHSHQPPQLPYPHPPQPATPQHPRHPPPHPSPHSTSPPPPAHSHPTPTITQPSPQSPTLTATLPPQPPQLPSYQPSHPPATTPQSPHSQFTPTFPTPAQSPTTTSPTTVHHPAS is encoded by the coding sequence ATGCACCACCTCACATCTCCCACAGACCCTACAGCCACCCCAACCCCCACAGCCGCCATACCCCCACAGTCACACCACCCAAGCCCCCATAGTCACCAACCCACAAAGCAACCCACCGGCCCCCACAGCCAGCCACCGACCAGCCCCACAGTCACCCCAATTCACCTACCTCCACAGTCACACACCCACCCACAGTCACCCACCGACCCCCACAGCCCGCCACTGAGCAGCTCCCCACAGCCACCCCAACCCCACAGTCACCAACCTCCACAGCTACCATACCCTCATCCTCCACAGCCAGCCACCCCACAGCATCCCCGACATCCACCACCCCACCCATCCCCCCACAGTAcgtcacccccacccccagcacACAGCCACCCCACCCCCACAATCACCCAACCATCCCCACAGTCACCCACCCTCACTGCCACCTTACCCCCACAGCCACCACAGCTACCCAGCTACCAGCCCTCACACCCCCCAGCCACCACACCACAAAGCCCTCACAGCCAGTTCACTCCCACATTCCCCACACCCGCACAGTCCCCTACAACCACCTCACCCACCACAGTCCACCACCCTGCGTCATGA